From Mucilaginibacter rubeus, a single genomic window includes:
- a CDS encoding M1 family metallopeptidase, whose protein sequence is MTTAYAQQTPQPENPALKIYRAVPTKINDLIHTKLDVRFDYKKRYLYGKEWVTLKPHFYPTDSLRLDAKGMDLKNISVVKNGKNVPLKFTYQDSLSVAIKLDKVYHNNESYTIYIDYTAKPNELKEKGSAAINDAKGLYFINPDGTEKDKPTQIWTQGETESSSAWFPTIDKPSQKTTEEITMTVPAKYVTLSNGKLTAQKTNADGTRTDTWKQDLPHSPYLFMMAVGDFKIYKDKWKDKEVSYYLEPKYAPYAKEIFGFTPEAIDFYSKTLGVDFPWVKYSQIVVRDYVSGAMENTSATLHGDYVQATHRELIDANYNNGRSTIVHELFHQWFGDYVTAESWSNLTVNESFANFSETIWAEHKYGKDEADAHNYADMQSYLRSPGANTKNLVRFYYADKEDVFDAVTYQKGGRILNMLRNYLGDAAFYKGLNIYLKTNAFKNGEAQQLRLAFEEASGQDLNWYFNQWYYGAGHPILNISYKWDEATKTETVYLKQTQDGQTFKLPMAIDIYQGGKKVRHKEWMNDKVDSISYQLAGKPDLVNVDADKILLTKKTDAKTIDEFSFQYFNAPNYLDRFEAIDAAAADQTRPQAQKILIAALKDKYYGLRVKTIKALNLTKDDVRNAAQPILISLAQTDNNTLVRAAAITALGKLKASGNMTLFTQAMSSESYAVQGAALNAIGQLDPAKALSLAKGLEKDNKGALTTAITNLYTANGNDAEWPFVYHAFTEAGIQEKFNTLKNFADMTAKVNKPEYAQQGIEELKNAGIKFKVYGAAPFVVTQLESIKAARTTMKDDASAKAADNAIQAINDAK, encoded by the coding sequence ATGACTACTGCCTACGCGCAGCAAACCCCTCAACCTGAAAATCCGGCTTTAAAAATTTACCGGGCCGTACCAACCAAGATCAACGACCTCATCCACACCAAGCTTGATGTTAGGTTCGATTACAAAAAACGTTACCTGTACGGTAAAGAATGGGTTACTTTAAAACCACATTTTTATCCAACCGATAGCTTAAGGCTTGATGCTAAAGGCATGGACCTTAAAAACATTTCGGTAGTAAAAAATGGTAAAAACGTTCCACTAAAATTTACTTACCAGGATAGCCTTTCGGTAGCTATTAAACTGGATAAAGTTTACCACAATAACGAAAGCTATACCATTTACATTGATTATACCGCCAAGCCTAATGAACTAAAAGAAAAAGGCAGCGCGGCTATCAACGATGCTAAAGGTTTATATTTCATCAATCCTGATGGTACCGAAAAAGATAAGCCAACCCAGATCTGGACTCAGGGCGAAACTGAAAGCTCATCGGCCTGGTTCCCTACTATTGATAAGCCAAGCCAAAAAACTACCGAAGAGATCACCATGACCGTACCGGCAAAGTACGTAACCCTATCAAACGGTAAACTAACCGCTCAAAAAACAAATGCCGATGGTACCCGTACCGATACCTGGAAACAGGATCTGCCACACTCGCCGTACTTGTTTATGATGGCTGTTGGCGATTTCAAGATCTATAAAGACAAATGGAAAGATAAAGAGGTAAGCTATTACCTTGAACCAAAATACGCTCCTTACGCCAAAGAAATTTTTGGCTTTACCCCGGAAGCTATCGACTTTTATTCAAAAACACTGGGTGTTGATTTTCCATGGGTTAAATACTCGCAGATTGTGGTTCGTGATTATGTGAGCGGCGCGATGGAGAATACATCAGCTACCCTACATGGCGATTATGTACAGGCAACTCACCGCGAACTGATTGACGCTAATTATAACAATGGGCGTAGCACCATCGTTCACGAACTTTTCCATCAGTGGTTTGGCGATTATGTTACCGCCGAAAGCTGGAGCAACCTTACGGTAAATGAATCCTTCGCCAACTTTAGCGAAACCATTTGGGCCGAGCATAAATACGGCAAAGATGAGGCTGACGCGCATAATTACGCCGATATGCAAAGTTACCTACGTTCACCAGGTGCTAATACTAAAAACCTGGTTCGTTTTTACTATGCCGACAAAGAAGATGTTTTTGACGCTGTAACCTACCAAAAAGGTGGCCGCATCCTGAACATGCTTCGTAACTATTTAGGCGACGCCGCGTTCTATAAAGGCCTTAACATTTATCTAAAAACAAATGCGTTTAAAAATGGCGAAGCACAACAGTTGCGTTTAGCATTTGAAGAAGCCAGTGGTCAGGACCTTAACTGGTACTTTAACCAATGGTATTATGGTGCCGGTCACCCGATATTGAATATCAGCTACAAATGGGATGAGGCTACCAAAACCGAAACCGTTTACCTGAAACAAACGCAGGATGGTCAAACCTTTAAACTGCCAATGGCAATTGATATTTACCAGGGCGGTAAAAAAGTACGCCATAAAGAATGGATGAACGATAAGGTAGATTCAATCAGCTATCAACTGGCTGGCAAACCCGACCTCGTAAACGTTGACGCCGATAAAATCCTTCTGACCAAGAAAACCGACGCTAAAACTATTGATGAGTTTTCATTCCAGTATTTCAATGCCCCTAACTATCTCGACCGCTTTGAGGCCATAGATGCTGCCGCGGCTGACCAAACCCGTCCGCAAGCGCAAAAAATACTGATTGCTGCTTTAAAGGATAAATACTACGGTCTGCGGGTTAAAACCATCAAAGCATTAAACCTTACTAAAGACGATGTGCGTAATGCTGCACAGCCAATATTGATTTCATTGGCGCAAACAGATAACAATACATTGGTAAGGGCAGCTGCTATAACCGCTTTGGGCAAACTGAAAGCAAGCGGCAACATGACTTTATTCACCCAGGCTATGTCAAGCGAGTCATACGCTGTTCAGGGAGCCGCGTTAAATGCTATTGGACAACTTGACCCAGCCAAAGCCTTAAGCTTAGCCAAAGGCCTTGAAAAAGACAATAAAGGCGCGCTAACAACCGCTATCACTAACCTGTACACCGCTAATGGCAATGATGCCGAGTGGCCATTTGTTTACCATGCATTTACAGAAGCAGGCATTCAGGAAAAATTCAATACGCTTAAAAACTTTGCCGATATGACTGCTAAAGTTAACAAGCCCGAATATGCACAGCAAGGTATTGAAGAACTTAAAAATGCAGGCATTAAATTTAAAGTTTACGGCGCCGCTCCTTTTGTAGTTACCCAACTGGAAAGTATAAAGGCAGCACGTACTACTATGAAAGATGATGCATCAGCAAAGGCTGCTGATAATGCCATTCAAGCTATTAATGACGCTAAATAA
- the crtD gene encoding 1-hydroxycarotenoid 3,4-desaturase CrtD yields MPLPKKALIIGAGVAGIAAAIRLAIKGYEVEVYETNSYPGGKLNQFEQDGYRFDAGPSLFTMPQYVDELFELAGKKPSDYFRYQKLDPVCKYFYEDGTRLIAYADFNKFGSEVQAQTGEPAHSVKLYFENSSRIYNITNHVFLERSLHRLKTYLRWDTLKSVFRFGKIDAFRSMHRANQSFFKDKRIVQFFDRYATYNGSNPYHAPATLNVIPHLEQHFGAYFPEGGMYSITSGLVKLAESLGAKFHYNCPVTEIVLDGKTVKGIWVNERIIEGDMVVSNMDIWFTYHKLLKAYPSLHPQKILSQERSSSALIFYWGIKQSFKELDLHNIFFSADYEAEFDHIWQQKAICDDPTVYLNISSKYKPNDAPGDCENWFVMINVPANAGQDWDSLIARARESILNKLSRLLGKDISKLIATESILDPRSIESRTSSYQGSLYGTSSNSQFAAFLRHANRSSKIKELYFCGGSVHPGGGIPLCLLSAKIVSGLID; encoded by the coding sequence ATGCCTCTTCCTAAAAAAGCTTTAATTATTGGTGCCGGCGTAGCCGGAATTGCTGCGGCTATTCGTTTGGCGATAAAAGGATATGAGGTTGAAGTTTATGAAACCAATAGTTATCCGGGTGGCAAGCTTAATCAATTTGAGCAGGATGGCTACCGCTTTGACGCCGGCCCGAGCCTGTTCACCATGCCGCAATATGTTGATGAGCTTTTTGAACTGGCTGGTAAAAAACCTTCGGATTATTTCCGGTACCAAAAGCTGGATCCCGTTTGCAAATACTTTTATGAAGACGGTACCCGTTTAATTGCCTATGCTGATTTTAATAAGTTTGGGAGCGAGGTACAAGCACAAACCGGAGAGCCTGCTCACTCTGTAAAGCTGTACTTTGAAAACAGCAGCAGGATCTACAATATCACCAATCACGTTTTTTTAGAACGGTCCCTGCACCGGCTTAAAACTTACCTACGTTGGGATACACTTAAGTCGGTATTCAGGTTTGGGAAAATAGATGCTTTCCGTAGCATGCACAGGGCTAATCAAAGTTTTTTTAAGGATAAACGCATTGTACAGTTTTTTGACAGATATGCAACCTATAACGGCTCCAACCCTTATCATGCACCGGCTACGCTGAACGTGATCCCGCACCTGGAGCAACACTTTGGTGCTTATTTCCCTGAAGGTGGTATGTATAGTATAACTTCAGGGCTGGTAAAACTGGCGGAATCATTAGGCGCGAAATTTCATTACAATTGCCCCGTAACAGAAATTGTTTTAGATGGGAAAACAGTAAAAGGTATCTGGGTGAATGAGAGGATCATTGAAGGTGATATGGTGGTATCCAATATGGATATCTGGTTTACTTATCACAAATTGTTAAAGGCCTACCCAAGCCTTCACCCTCAAAAAATACTAAGCCAAGAGCGGAGCAGTTCGGCATTGATATTTTACTGGGGAATAAAACAGTCTTTTAAAGAGCTCGATCTGCATAATATTTTTTTCAGTGCCGATTACGAGGCTGAGTTTGACCATATCTGGCAACAAAAGGCTATCTGTGATGATCCTACGGTTTACCTCAATATCAGCTCAAAATATAAGCCTAATGATGCGCCTGGGGATTGCGAAAACTGGTTTGTAATGATCAATGTACCTGCCAATGCCGGGCAGGACTGGGATAGCCTTATAGCCCGCGCGCGGGAAAGTATCTTAAATAAGTTAAGCCGACTGTTAGGTAAAGACATTAGCAAACTTATCGCCACTGAAAGTATCCTTGATCCGCGGAGTATCGAAAGCCGTACGTCTTCCTACCAGGGTTCGCTTTATGGTACCAGTTCAAACAGTCAGTTCGCTGCTTTTTTAAGGCATGCTAACAGATCGTCGAAGATAAAGGAGCTATATTTTTGCGGTGGAAGTGTGCATCCGGGAGGAGGGATTCCGCTGTGTTTGCTATCGGCAAAAATTGTGAGCGGGTTGATTGATTAA
- a CDS encoding alpha-amylase family glycosyl hydrolase produces MTIKNVYLLLAGLLLAGFTSCKKKDVLPGNTGNVPGDTTVSTGKALPAGAKDGVTFINSGKSVIFNLYAPGKKSVSVIGDFNGWDANDTKAVMNNTPDGKRWWVQIDNIDPSTEYGYQFYIDKSLKVADPYTEKVLDPDNDSYISSDTYPNLKKYPTGKTTGNVSVFQANQPAYSWKNTSFTRPDKKNLVVYELLVRDFIDAHNYQTLTDTLKYLSNLGVNAVELMPINEFEGNLSWGYNPSFYFAPDKYYGTKNALKAFIDECHSRGIAVIQDIVLNHSFGQSPMVQMYFNTAAGKPAANNPWYNVDPTHPYNVGYQFNHESADTKYFVKNVLKFWMTEYKIDGFRFDLSKGFTQVNYGTSDAAVGPWGQYDASRVAIWKDYNNYIKSIDNNNFYVILEHFAANQEEKELAGEGMMLWNNLNYNANEATMGWLTNSNFQGLFYDQHTFTQPYNLVSYFESHDEERLQFKNESYGNSYNGYNVKDRNTGLAREEMAAAFLFSVPGPKMLWQFGELGYDVSIDQGGRTSNKPIYWNYNTDPNRRHLYGIYAKMIKMKEKNAVFASTNSTYDLAGAVKTIQLKDASANVEVVGNFDVMPQSASISFPSTGTWYDNITKTSINVTSLPYSMTLQPGEYHVYSSVVLQQ; encoded by the coding sequence ATGACAATCAAGAATGTTTACTTATTACTTGCCGGACTTTTATTGGCCGGTTTTACTTCATGCAAGAAGAAGGATGTTTTGCCGGGCAATACCGGGAACGTTCCCGGTGATACGACGGTGAGTACCGGGAAGGCATTACCGGCAGGGGCTAAGGATGGTGTTACCTTCATCAACTCGGGTAAATCGGTAATTTTTAACCTGTATGCACCCGGCAAAAAATCGGTATCGGTAATAGGCGATTTTAACGGTTGGGACGCTAATGATACCAAAGCCGTTATGAACAACACGCCTGACGGCAAACGCTGGTGGGTACAGATAGATAACATTGACCCATCTACCGAGTATGGCTACCAGTTTTATATTGATAAATCATTAAAAGTGGCCGACCCATATACCGAAAAGGTGCTTGATCCGGATAATGATTCATACATCTCGTCAGATACGTATCCGAACCTGAAGAAATATCCAACAGGAAAAACTACCGGTAATGTAAGTGTGTTTCAGGCCAATCAGCCTGCATACAGCTGGAAAAACACGAGTTTTACCCGTCCCGACAAAAAGAACCTGGTTGTTTACGAGCTATTGGTACGGGATTTTATTGATGCCCATAACTATCAAACCCTTACCGATACTTTAAAATATCTATCAAATTTGGGTGTTAACGCCGTTGAGTTAATGCCAATTAATGAATTTGAAGGAAACCTTTCATGGGGTTATAACCCATCTTTTTATTTTGCGCCTGACAAGTACTACGGTACCAAAAATGCATTGAAAGCTTTTATAGACGAGTGCCACTCACGCGGTATAGCCGTGATCCAGGACATTGTGCTTAACCACTCGTTTGGTCAATCGCCTATGGTGCAAATGTATTTTAATACGGCAGCCGGCAAGCCTGCGGCTAATAACCCCTGGTATAATGTTGACCCTACGCATCCCTATAATGTTGGCTACCAGTTTAACCACGAAAGTGCCGATACCAAATATTTTGTGAAGAACGTACTCAAATTCTGGATGACGGAGTATAAGATCGACGGTTTCCGCTTTGACCTTTCCAAAGGGTTTACGCAGGTTAATTATGGCACTTCTGATGCTGCTGTAGGTCCGTGGGGACAATATGATGCCAGTCGCGTGGCTATTTGGAAAGATTATAACAATTACATTAAAAGTATCGACAATAATAATTTCTACGTGATACTGGAGCACTTTGCGGCTAACCAGGAGGAGAAAGAACTGGCCGGCGAAGGCATGATGCTTTGGAATAACCTGAACTACAATGCCAATGAAGCCACCATGGGCTGGCTAACCAATTCCAATTTCCAGGGCCTGTTTTACGATCAGCATACGTTTACGCAGCCTTATAACCTGGTAAGCTACTTTGAAAGCCATGACGAAGAACGCCTGCAATTTAAAAACGAAAGCTACGGTAACAGCTATAATGGCTATAATGTAAAAGATAGAAACACCGGTCTGGCCCGCGAAGAAATGGCAGCAGCATTCCTGTTCTCGGTTCCGGGGCCTAAAATGCTCTGGCAGTTTGGTGAGCTTGGCTATGATGTAAGTATTGATCAGGGCGGCCGTACCAGCAATAAGCCCATCTACTGGAACTACAATACCGACCCTAACAGACGGCATTTATATGGCATTTACGCCAAAATGATTAAAATGAAAGAGAAGAATGCTGTATTTGCGTCAACAAATTCTACTTATGATCTTGCGGGTGCTGTTAAAACCATCCAGTTAAAAGATGCCAGCGCCAATGTTGAAGTAGTTGGTAATTTTGATGTGATGCCGCAATCAGCCAGTATCAGCTTCCCATCAACCGGAACATGGTATGACAATATTACCAAAACCAGCATAAATGTAACATCATTGCCATATTCCATGACCTTGCAACCGGGCGAATATCATGTGTACAGTAGTGTTGTTTTACAGCAATAA
- a CDS encoding cold-shock protein, translating into MMQGTVKFFNETKGFGFITPTNGGAEVFVHVSGLIDTIRENDSVTYDVEQGKKGLNAVNVKVA; encoded by the coding sequence ATAATGCAAGGAACAGTAAAATTCTTTAATGAAACCAAAGGTTTCGGATTTATTACACCAACTAACGGTGGCGCCGAAGTTTTTGTACACGTATCAGGTTTGATTGACACTATTCGTGAAAACGATAGCGTTACCTACGATGTAGAACAAGGCAAAAAAGGCCTAAATGCGGTAAATGTAAAAGTAGCTTAA
- the hemH gene encoding ferrochelatase has protein sequence MAKKGILLVNLGTPDSPSTADVKRYLNEFLMDPRVIDIGTLSRTILVKGLIVPFRAPKSAKLYQAIWDPKTGSPLLHYSVLQQKALQQRLGDEYMVELAMRYQNPSIESALEKLKAALVESIQVIPLFPQYASASTGSVYEKIMDIVGKWPTSPNITFINSFHDNELMIETFADNAQKYNPDTYDHVLFSFHGLPQRQLIKADHTHNHCLKSSGCCETLTDANRFCYSAQSHHTAKLIADKMGIPREKYTICFQSRLGNDPWVQPYTSEIVAQLAKEGKKRLLVFCPAFVADCLETVYEVTTEYGDEFKALGGEHVQLVESLNDAPKFIEALVQMVNPVVA, from the coding sequence ATGGCTAAAAAAGGAATTTTACTGGTTAACCTGGGCACACCGGATAGCCCGAGTACAGCAGATGTTAAGCGTTATTTGAATGAGTTTTTAATGGACCCCCGGGTTATTGATATTGGAACCCTTTCACGTACCATTTTAGTAAAAGGCCTTATTGTTCCTTTCAGGGCGCCAAAATCGGCCAAATTGTACCAGGCCATTTGGGACCCCAAAACAGGCTCACCACTATTACATTATAGCGTTTTACAGCAAAAAGCGTTACAGCAGCGCCTCGGCGATGAGTATATGGTTGAGCTGGCCATGCGCTACCAAAACCCTTCTATAGAATCGGCTTTGGAGAAACTGAAAGCAGCCCTTGTTGAAAGTATCCAGGTGATTCCTTTGTTTCCGCAATATGCTTCGGCCAGTACCGGTTCTGTTTATGAAAAGATTATGGATATTGTGGGTAAATGGCCAACATCGCCAAATATCACCTTTATTAACTCGTTTCATGATAACGAACTAATGATTGAAACTTTTGCCGACAACGCGCAAAAATATAATCCGGATACGTACGATCATGTTTTGTTCAGCTTTCACGGCTTGCCGCAAAGGCAGCTGATTAAAGCCGATCATACACATAACCATTGCCTTAAATCATCAGGTTGCTGCGAGACGCTAACCGATGCCAACAGGTTTTGCTATTCGGCACAATCGCACCATACTGCGAAGCTAATAGCTGATAAAATGGGGATCCCGAGAGAGAAATATACCATCTGCTTTCAATCACGCCTGGGTAACGACCCATGGGTACAACCTTATACCAGCGAAATTGTAGCCCAACTGGCTAAAGAAGGAAAAAAGCGTTTACTGGTATTCTGTCCGGCCTTTGTTGCCGACTGCCTTGAAACTGTATACGAAGTAACAACGGAGTACGGTGATGAGTTTAAAGCACTGGGCGGAGAGCATGTTCAACTGGTAGAAAGCCTGAACGACGCTCCCAAGTTTATTGAAGCTTTAGTACAAATGGTAAATCCGGTAGTTGCCTAA
- a CDS encoding fatty acid desaturase has product MQKSPSHTGLLVAALVIGCWATSIILLMRWHFSFTNPPVYVFVLVQMHLYTGLFITAHDAMHGTVSPNKGLNNFVGYLSTFLYASFWYPKLYTKHHKHHSHVHTHADPDYHHGSFFAWYVQFIRNYLSIWQIVVMAVVFNILKIWIPQPNLIMFWVVPSLLSTLQLFYFGTYQPHKGEHNNPHFARSQRRNHIVAFFSCYFFGYHYEHHEAPGVPWWRLWKAPLPEKKKLTNP; this is encoded by the coding sequence ATGCAAAAAAGCCCTTCACATACAGGTTTACTTGTGGCCGCCCTCGTAATAGGTTGCTGGGCAACAAGCATTATATTATTAATGCGATGGCACTTCAGCTTTACCAATCCCCCTGTTTATGTATTTGTACTGGTACAAATGCACCTGTATACCGGGCTGTTCATTACCGCGCATGATGCCATGCATGGTACCGTTTCGCCCAATAAGGGTTTAAATAACTTTGTTGGTTACCTGAGCACTTTTCTTTACGCTTCGTTCTGGTACCCGAAGTTATATACCAAGCACCATAAGCATCACAGCCACGTACATACCCATGCCGACCCGGATTATCACCACGGCAGCTTTTTTGCCTGGTATGTGCAGTTTATCCGCAATTATTTGTCGATATGGCAAATTGTGGTGATGGCCGTAGTTTTCAATATCCTGAAAATCTGGATCCCTCAGCCAAACCTGATCATGTTTTGGGTGGTGCCATCGCTCTTGAGCACATTGCAACTATTTTATTTCGGCACTTATCAGCCCCATAAAGGCGAACATAACAACCCGCATTTTGCCCGGAGCCAGCGCCGTAATCATATTGTCGCTTTTTTTAGCTGTTACTTTTTCGGATACCATTATGAGCATCATGAAGCGCCGGGTGTGCCGTGGTGGAGGTTGTGGAAAGCTCCGTTACCAGAAAAGAAGAAGCTGACCAATCCATAA
- a CDS encoding 4-hydroxy-3-methylbut-2-enyl diphosphate reductase: MGDYQLQVTIDQDSGFCFGVVYAIDMAEEILEEDGYLYCLGDIVHNDEEVERLRSKGLRIIEHSQLKDLHNEKVLIRAHGEAPDTYRTALENNITLIDASCPVVLKLQNRIKTSYDSNEKILIFGKHGHAEVVGLQGQTNNEAIVFQDIAELDHVELPHNITLYSQTTKSMDKFYSVKDELISRGYDLKANDTICRQVSNRDKDLPKFATRFDKIVFVSGKKSSNGKVLFEVCRKHNPNTYFISSTDELEQSMFAPNDTVGIAGATSTPMWLMQKVKAAIESF; the protein is encoded by the coding sequence ATGGGAGATTATCAGTTACAGGTTACTATTGATCAGGATTCGGGCTTTTGCTTTGGGGTGGTTTATGCCATTGACATGGCCGAAGAGATTTTAGAAGAGGACGGTTACCTGTACTGCCTTGGCGATATTGTGCACAATGATGAAGAGGTTGAGCGACTGAGATCAAAAGGCCTCCGCATTATTGAACACAGCCAGCTTAAGGATCTTCATAATGAAAAAGTGCTTATCCGTGCCCATGGCGAAGCACCTGATACCTATCGCACAGCTTTAGAAAACAATATTACCCTTATTGATGCTTCGTGCCCGGTAGTGCTTAAGCTGCAAAACCGCATCAAAACTTCATACGACTCAAACGAGAAGATCCTGATTTTTGGCAAGCACGGTCACGCCGAAGTGGTTGGCTTACAAGGCCAAACTAATAATGAGGCGATAGTGTTCCAGGATATTGCCGAATTGGATCATGTGGAGCTTCCGCACAATATTACGCTGTACAGCCAAACCACCAAGAGCATGGATAAATTCTACTCGGTGAAGGATGAGCTTATTTCGCGCGGATATGACCTGAAAGCTAACGATACCATCTGCCGCCAGGTAAGCAACCGTGATAAAGATCTTCCTAAATTCGCGACACGTTTTGATAAGATCGTTTTTGTATCGGGCAAAAAATCATCAAACGGCAAGGTATTGTTTGAAGTATGCCGCAAGCATAACCCTAACACCTACTTCATATCATCAACCGACGAACTGGAACAAAGCATGTTTGCACCAAACGATACTGTAGGTATTGCCGGCGCTACATCAACCCCCATGTGGCTGATGCAAAAAGTAAAAGCCGCCATAGAAAGCTTTTAA
- a CDS encoding carotenoid biosynthesis protein, with protein MAKNRICVTIIFLFHLVGLIGFTIPSLAVLFIALVPWHLLLMLGVVIYSHDVFNGRFMLFAVIIFIAGFMAEYIGVHTGWLFGNYSYGATLGTRLLDIPLMIGVNWFLLIYATGVFLRRSRHFNNKLARILTGALVLTLLDMLIEPIAIHFDYWHWLGGAVPLQNYVCWFALSALLLFIFEQFKFKRQSIVAPALLIAQFVFFAVLNLMY; from the coding sequence TTTTTTGTTTCACCTGGTGGGTTTAATCGGCTTCACTATCCCATCTTTAGCTGTATTATTTATAGCGTTGGTGCCCTGGCATTTACTATTGATGCTTGGGGTTGTTATTTATAGCCATGACGTTTTTAACGGCAGGTTTATGCTATTCGCTGTAATTATTTTTATCGCGGGCTTTATGGCCGAATATATTGGTGTGCATACCGGCTGGCTGTTTGGCAATTACAGTTATGGCGCAACACTCGGCACAAGGCTGCTCGATATCCCCCTGATGATCGGGGTAAATTGGTTTCTGTTGATATACGCTACAGGAGTTTTTTTACGAAGAAGCCGTCATTTCAACAACAAGTTGGCAAGGATATTAACCGGCGCTCTGGTGCTCACCTTGCTTGATATGCTTATTGAACCTATCGCCATTCATTTTGATTACTGGCATTGGCTGGGTGGTGCTGTTCCTTTACAAAACTACGTTTGCTGGTTTGCATTGAGCGCGTTGCTGCTTTTTATATTTGAGCAATTTAAATTTAAACGGCAAAGCATTGTTGCCCCGGCGTTGCTGATTGCACAATTTGTGTTTTTTGCTGTTTTGAATCTGATGTATTAA